In one Corallococcus sp. EGB genomic region, the following are encoded:
- a CDS encoding OPT family oligopeptide transporter produces MPASAPRAVPDEAAPTDASLTLLSIPGTTQAEVDTYWLKHVYQGDRLPQLTLRAVVLGAGLGVLTCATNLYAGLKTGVAFGVAVTAALLASAAHGALRRLSPRVAGAPLSLLELGCAQTVASSAGYATGGALVSVQGAWLLTTGHHLPGVTLLAWTFLLSALGVLFAVPLKRQLVDREQLPFASGTAAAATARALHSGGEAAGPRLRMLGVGGLLAGALTLARDGFGRVPYAYAFPGTLGGVSLERLGFALETGLMPVGGGALLGVRVTASMWLGALVVHAVVAPRLMAAGVVAPDGDFLAWALWPGAAALTTASLLQFALQARVWGRALRGLRGPRQAPHPIEALQVPGRWWAAGMLVLTPATVALARVGFDVPVPHALLAVALSFVLCLISCRVTGETDVSPVGALGQVTQLTYGVLLPGDIRANLATAGITVNAASSSADLLTDLKAGHLLGAHPRRVFLAQLLGCVVGALVVVPLFYLLVPEPSVLGSERFPAPAATVTAGVARVLASGLEAVSADLRIAMAWAAGAAAALTLGEQALPERFRRWMPSAVGMGLACLLPASTCLGFFLGGLGWELARRWRPASEGAGVTLAAGLIAGEGLVGVGIVLARALW; encoded by the coding sequence ATGCCGGCCTCCGCCCCCCGCGCCGTCCCTGATGAGGCCGCGCCCACCGACGCCTCGCTGACGTTGCTGAGCATCCCCGGCACGACGCAGGCGGAGGTGGACACCTACTGGCTGAAGCACGTGTATCAGGGCGACCGGCTGCCCCAGCTCACCCTGCGCGCGGTGGTCCTGGGCGCGGGGCTGGGAGTGCTCACCTGCGCCACCAACCTCTACGCGGGCCTGAAGACAGGCGTGGCGTTCGGCGTGGCCGTCACCGCCGCGCTGCTCGCGTCCGCGGCGCATGGGGCACTCCGGCGCTTGAGTCCCCGCGTCGCCGGAGCTCCGCTGTCGCTGCTGGAGCTGGGGTGCGCGCAGACGGTGGCGTCGTCGGCGGGGTACGCGACGGGCGGCGCGCTCGTGTCGGTGCAGGGGGCGTGGCTGCTGACGACGGGGCACCACCTGCCCGGCGTGACGCTGCTCGCGTGGACGTTCCTTTTGTCCGCGCTGGGCGTCCTGTTCGCGGTGCCGCTCAAGCGGCAGCTGGTGGACCGGGAGCAGCTGCCGTTTGCGTCCGGGACGGCCGCGGCGGCGACGGCTCGCGCGCTGCACTCGGGCGGTGAGGCGGCGGGGCCCCGGCTGCGGATGCTGGGCGTGGGAGGGCTGTTGGCGGGGGCGTTGACGCTCGCGCGCGATGGCTTCGGGCGCGTGCCGTATGCGTATGCGTTTCCCGGGACGCTGGGCGGCGTGTCGCTGGAGCGGCTGGGGTTCGCGCTGGAGACCGGGTTGATGCCGGTGGGCGGAGGCGCGCTCCTGGGAGTGCGTGTCACCGCGTCCATGTGGCTGGGGGCGCTCGTCGTCCACGCCGTCGTCGCGCCTCGGCTGATGGCGGCGGGCGTGGTGGCTCCGGATGGGGACTTCCTCGCGTGGGCGCTGTGGCCCGGGGCGGCGGCGCTCACCACCGCATCGCTGTTGCAGTTCGCGCTCCAGGCCCGCGTCTGGGGACGTGCGCTGCGAGGCCTGCGCGGGCCGCGTCAGGCGCCGCATCCCATTGAAGCGCTCCAGGTGCCCGGGCGGTGGTGGGCCGCGGGGATGCTGGTGCTGACGCCCGCGACGGTGGCGCTGGCGCGCGTGGGGTTCGATGTGCCGGTGCCGCACGCGCTGCTCGCGGTGGCGCTGTCGTTCGTGCTGTGCCTCATCTCCTGTCGCGTCACGGGCGAGACGGACGTGAGCCCCGTGGGCGCGCTGGGGCAGGTGACGCAGCTCACGTATGGCGTGCTGCTGCCCGGGGACATCCGCGCGAACCTGGCGACGGCGGGCATCACCGTCAACGCGGCGTCTTCGTCCGCGGATCTGCTCACGGACCTGAAGGCAGGGCACCTGCTGGGTGCCCACCCGCGCCGGGTGTTCCTGGCGCAGCTGTTGGGATGTGTCGTGGGCGCGCTGGTGGTGGTGCCGCTGTTCTACCTGTTGGTGCCGGAGCCGTCCGTGCTTGGCTCGGAGCGCTTTCCGGCGCCGGCCGCGACGGTGACGGCGGGCGTGGCGCGAGTGCTGGCGTCGGGGCTGGAGGCCGTCTCCGCGGACCTGCGGATCGCCATGGCCTGGGCCGCGGGGGCGGCGGCCGCCCTGACGCTGGGCGAGCAGGCGTTGCCGGAGCGCTTCCGCCGATGGATGCCGTCCGCCGTGGGGATGGGGCTCGCGTGCCTGCTGCCTGCCTCCACGTGCCTGGGGTTCTTCCTGGGCGGGCTGGGGTGGGAGCTGGCCCGGCGGTGGCGGCCCGCGTCTGAAGGGGCGGGTGTGACGCTGGCGGCCGGGCTCATCGCGGGCGAGGGCCTGGTGGGGGTGGGCATCGTGCTGGCGCGGGCGCTCTGGTAG
- a CDS encoding DUF262 domain-containing protein, which produces MPAPLTRRPETKSFSIEDLLDRVRRGEVRIPDFQRPLRWTADDVRDLLDSVYRGYPIGTLLFWRRDAPAANVSFGPVRIDAPSTSQGLWAVDGQQRVTALAGVLLHPSYGDEAGRDDFHLYFDLETGELHAPPAEGTVLPHWLPMNEVLDSESLLHWLNRYPGREAHPEHLRAAIRLGKAVREYQVPAYVVDTADEKVLRVIFKRLNTAGRPLTDEEVFNALYVGSRSLSLESVTQGLRELGFGSIPESLLLRAVLAVRGLDFTRGYQEQLNPDDELTETVRRTDRALRDAIVFLKRDAFIPHLKLLPAPENSLVLLTRFFQLHPEPSPRSRELLSRWFWRHIVFGGWELKPAEALQIFSAIRSDEERSLQALLAQVPPPLIRWWMETGMPVIPNSTVRPPLVLRIAMLSLQPRDLLTGAVLDPGELLEQPAEGFHPILPPDGAWWTGPWGPDRRTARRVMDGTFNFLFHPHVPGNSFIRLLTARSPPAEEILHSHGLTEQALDALRRQEGLGFLHLRQAVLEPVLRNFMEARTRWDDSDRPSLQSMIIDDDED; this is translated from the coding sequence ATGCCCGCTCCCCTGACGCGGCGGCCGGAGACGAAGTCGTTCAGCATCGAGGACCTGCTCGACCGCGTGCGGCGGGGCGAGGTGCGCATCCCCGACTTCCAGCGCCCCCTCCGGTGGACCGCGGACGACGTGCGCGACCTGCTGGACAGCGTGTACCGGGGCTATCCCATCGGGACGCTGCTGTTCTGGCGCCGGGACGCGCCCGCCGCCAACGTCAGCTTCGGCCCCGTGCGCATCGACGCGCCCTCCACCAGCCAGGGGCTGTGGGCCGTGGATGGACAGCAGCGCGTGACGGCGCTCGCGGGCGTGCTGCTGCATCCGTCCTATGGTGACGAAGCGGGCCGCGACGACTTCCACCTGTACTTCGACCTGGAGACCGGGGAGCTGCACGCGCCTCCGGCCGAGGGCACGGTCTTGCCGCACTGGCTCCCGATGAACGAGGTGCTGGACAGCGAGTCGCTGCTCCACTGGCTCAACCGCTACCCGGGCCGTGAGGCTCACCCGGAGCACCTGCGCGCCGCCATCCGCCTGGGCAAGGCCGTCCGCGAGTACCAGGTGCCCGCCTACGTCGTGGACACGGCGGACGAGAAGGTCCTCCGCGTCATCTTCAAGCGCCTCAACACCGCGGGCCGTCCGCTCACGGATGAAGAGGTCTTCAACGCGCTGTACGTGGGTTCGCGCTCGCTCAGCCTGGAGTCGGTGACGCAGGGGCTGCGGGAGCTGGGCTTCGGGAGCATCCCGGAGTCACTGCTGCTCAGGGCCGTGCTGGCCGTGCGCGGCCTGGACTTCACGCGCGGCTACCAGGAGCAGCTCAACCCGGACGACGAGCTCACGGAGACGGTCCGCCGCACGGACCGGGCGCTCCGGGACGCCATCGTGTTCCTCAAGCGCGATGCGTTCATCCCGCACCTCAAGCTGCTGCCCGCGCCGGAGAACTCGCTGGTCCTGCTGACGCGGTTCTTCCAGCTGCACCCGGAGCCGTCACCGCGTTCGCGCGAGCTGCTGTCGCGCTGGTTCTGGCGCCACATCGTCTTCGGCGGTTGGGAGCTGAAACCCGCGGAGGCCCTCCAGATCTTCTCGGCGATCCGCTCCGATGAAGAGCGCTCCCTCCAGGCGCTGCTGGCCCAGGTGCCGCCTCCGCTCATCCGCTGGTGGATGGAGACCGGCATGCCGGTCATCCCCAACTCCACCGTGCGGCCTCCGCTGGTCCTGCGCATCGCGATGCTGTCCCTCCAGCCGCGCGACCTGCTGACGGGCGCGGTGCTGGACCCGGGAGAATTGCTGGAGCAGCCGGCAGAGGGCTTCCACCCCATTCTTCCCCCGGATGGCGCGTGGTGGACCGGGCCATGGGGCCCCGACCGCCGAACGGCCCGACGCGTGATGGATGGGACCTTCAACTTCCTCTTCCATCCCCACGTGCCGGGGAACTCCTTCATCCGGCTGCTCACCGCGCGGTCCCCTCCAGCCGAGGAGATCCTCCACAGCCATGGGCTCACCGAGCAGGCCCTGGACGCGCTGAGGCGCCAGGAGGGGCTGGGCTTCCTCCACCTGCGCCAGGCCGTGCTGGAGCCGGTCCTGCGCAACTTCATGGAAGCGCGCACGCGCTGGGACGACTCGGACCGGCCTTCGCTCCAGTCGATGATCATCGACGACGATGAGGACTGA
- a CDS encoding CPBP family intramembrane glutamic endopeptidase, protein MSPAPSESLSPPRAAPRCALAFAVLYACYEAPEGIGGRLLGSFVVAAVLMTLFHAVAWGVGRWLGYRNGFHAYALEWRGSALARALAVMLVLKPLSVLAGVALGVMRVQPLANPQSGTALLVAALGVLVSTFIPSVAEDIVARGFWYRAWPVAGQGAGYVALSAGVFVLTHVYRLGNGPLEWLMLFCTGLAYAAAVARTGSLWGAVGLHWGWNLANSLLDLQLDVTAVGQGGRVLSTVTGLVALGLVVVLPKRRSPAV, encoded by the coding sequence ATGAGTCCCGCGCCTTCCGAGTCACTGTCTCCTCCGCGTGCCGCGCCGCGCTGCGCGCTCGCGTTCGCCGTGCTGTACGCCTGCTACGAAGCGCCGGAGGGCATCGGCGGCCGGCTGCTGGGGAGCTTCGTGGTGGCGGCGGTGCTGATGACGCTCTTCCACGCGGTGGCCTGGGGCGTGGGACGGTGGCTGGGCTACCGCAATGGCTTTCATGCGTATGCGCTGGAATGGAGGGGCTCCGCGCTCGCGCGGGCGCTGGCGGTGATGCTGGTGCTCAAGCCGCTGTCCGTGCTGGCGGGCGTGGCGCTGGGCGTGATGCGCGTGCAGCCGCTGGCGAATCCCCAGTCGGGGACGGCGCTGCTGGTGGCGGCGCTGGGCGTGCTGGTGTCCACGTTCATCCCGTCGGTGGCGGAGGACATCGTGGCGCGGGGCTTCTGGTACCGCGCGTGGCCGGTGGCGGGGCAGGGCGCGGGCTACGTGGCCCTGTCCGCGGGCGTATTCGTCCTCACGCACGTGTACCGGCTGGGCAACGGTCCGCTGGAGTGGCTGATGTTGTTCTGCACGGGCCTGGCGTACGCGGCGGCGGTGGCCCGCACGGGCTCGCTGTGGGGCGCCGTGGGCCTGCACTGGGGATGGAACCTGGCGAACAGCCTGCTGGACCTGCAACTGGACGTCACGGCGGTGGGGCAGGGCGGACGCGTGCTGTCCACGGTGACGGGGTTGGTGGCGCTGGGGCTGGTGGTGGTGCTGCCGAAGCGACGCAGCCCCGCGGTGTAG
- a CDS encoding HipA domain-containing protein yields MDSKPPVSTTGILDVLLGDVHAGTLTLLADERIEFSLSEDYRQRYPRPVLGQFFEDDLSRRHTSRMRLPPFFSNLLPEGPLRDLISERQQIARQREFFFIAHLGADLSGAVIIRPAGELAGHDAPLVDVPTEPASDGEPLRFSLAGVQLKFSMLRRDRGMTLPMGGLGGDWIVKLPDNRYDRVPENELSMMTWARATGIDVPELQLLPVSDLHGLPEGITLREDLAYAIRRFDRPSPGRRVHMEDLAQVLGLYSDEKYKKYNYETIANVLLKVAGLDALQDFLRRLVFIVACGNGDAHHKNWSLYYPDGTHPTLSPAYDFVSTIQYMPQDQLALNLAKSKRFEDVSLQSFERLARKLGLPDEDVLPVVKGAVEVALDAWTTLRADLPMPELFKQRIEEHWKRVPLLQGNVKRSAGELRQTVNAFFTLYNELPRLGPGSDACTREALRRLSPLPPSPRVLDLGAGTGRQSLVLAKELGTRVTAVDLHRPYLDRLEREAREQGLSDAIVTRQEDMSALSLPPGSVDLLWSEGAIYVVGFEQGLRQWRPLLAPGGLVAVTECTWLTDVRPPEAVRFWSAGYPSMGSIAQNRATAEAAGFTVLDTFALPASAWWDDYYTPLLQRIDRLRPTADAALREVIAAAEQEVNLYRRHGDSYGYVFYLLRSRES; encoded by the coding sequence ATGGACTCCAAGCCCCCCGTGTCCACCACCGGCATCCTCGACGTCCTCCTCGGCGACGTGCACGCCGGCACGCTCACGCTGCTCGCGGACGAGCGCATCGAGTTCAGCCTCTCCGAGGACTACCGCCAGCGCTACCCGCGCCCCGTGCTGGGCCAGTTCTTCGAGGACGACCTGTCGCGCCGCCACACCAGCCGCATGCGGCTGCCGCCGTTCTTCTCCAACCTCCTGCCCGAAGGGCCGCTGCGCGACCTCATCTCCGAGCGCCAGCAGATCGCCCGGCAGCGCGAGTTCTTCTTCATCGCCCACCTGGGCGCGGACCTCTCCGGCGCCGTCATCATCCGCCCCGCGGGCGAGCTCGCCGGCCACGACGCGCCCCTCGTGGACGTCCCCACCGAGCCCGCGTCCGACGGGGAGCCGCTGCGCTTCTCGCTCGCGGGCGTGCAGCTCAAGTTCTCCATGCTCCGGCGCGACCGGGGCATGACGCTGCCCATGGGCGGCCTGGGCGGCGATTGGATCGTCAAGCTCCCGGACAACCGCTACGACCGCGTGCCGGAGAACGAGCTGTCCATGATGACCTGGGCCCGCGCCACCGGCATCGACGTGCCGGAGCTGCAACTGCTCCCGGTCTCCGACCTGCACGGCCTCCCGGAGGGCATCACCCTGCGCGAGGACCTGGCGTACGCCATCCGCCGCTTCGACCGGCCGTCCCCCGGCCGCCGCGTGCACATGGAGGACCTGGCGCAGGTGCTGGGGCTGTACTCCGACGAGAAGTACAAGAAGTACAACTACGAGACCATCGCCAACGTGCTGCTCAAGGTCGCGGGCCTGGACGCGCTCCAGGACTTCCTGCGGCGGCTGGTGTTCATCGTCGCGTGCGGCAACGGCGACGCGCACCACAAGAACTGGTCCCTCTACTACCCGGACGGCACGCACCCCACGCTGTCGCCCGCGTACGACTTCGTCTCCACCATCCAGTACATGCCGCAGGACCAGCTCGCGCTGAACCTGGCGAAGTCCAAGCGCTTCGAGGACGTGTCCCTCCAGAGCTTTGAACGGCTGGCGCGCAAGCTGGGCCTGCCCGACGAGGACGTCCTGCCGGTGGTGAAGGGCGCTGTCGAGGTCGCGCTCGACGCGTGGACCACGCTGCGCGCGGACCTGCCCATGCCGGAGCTGTTCAAGCAGCGCATCGAGGAGCACTGGAAGCGAGTCCCGCTGCTCCAGGGCAACGTGAAGCGCAGCGCGGGCGAGCTGCGCCAGACAGTGAACGCCTTCTTCACCCTCTACAACGAGCTGCCCCGCCTGGGCCCCGGCAGCGACGCCTGCACCCGCGAGGCCCTGCGGCGTTTGTCTCCGCTGCCTCCCTCGCCGCGCGTGCTGGACCTGGGCGCGGGCACCGGACGGCAGTCGCTGGTGCTCGCGAAGGAGCTGGGCACCCGCGTCACCGCCGTCGACCTGCACCGGCCCTACCTGGACCGGCTGGAGCGCGAGGCCCGCGAGCAGGGGCTGTCGGACGCCATCGTCACGCGCCAGGAGGACATGAGCGCGCTGTCGCTGCCGCCCGGCTCCGTGGACCTGCTCTGGTCCGAGGGCGCCATCTACGTGGTGGGCTTCGAGCAGGGCCTGCGCCAGTGGCGGCCGTTGCTCGCCCCCGGCGGGTTGGTGGCCGTCACCGAGTGCACCTGGCTCACCGACGTCCGTCCCCCGGAAGCCGTGCGCTTCTGGTCCGCCGGGTACCCGTCCATGGGCAGCATCGCCCAGAACCGCGCCACGGCCGAAGCCGCGGGCTTCACGGTGCTGGACACCTTCGCGCTGCCCGCGTCCGCGTGGTGGGACGACTACTACACGCCGCTCCTCCAGCGCATCGACCGGCTGCGCCCCACCGCGGACGCGGCCCTGCGGGAGGTCATCGCGGCGGCGGAGCAGGAGGTGAACCTGTACCGCCGCCACGGGGACAGCTATGGCTACGTCTTCTACCTGCTGCGTTCGCGCGAGTCCTGA